DNA sequence from the Acidobacteriota bacterium genome:
GACGTCGAGGGCGGCTACGACCAGACCGACGCGCGGGGCTTCATCCGGATCAATGCGCTCCGGCTCAAGGCCCACCAGGTCATCGTCGGCGGGCGGTCGTGAGCGGCACGCGGACCTGACCGGCGACGCCGAGCCGGTACTCCGCGAGGTCGCTACTGAGCGCGACTTGCGGACGCTCGGCGGTGACTTCCAGGTTCACCCGGTGGGGAGAACCCTTACGCATCGAGTGGCGGACGCCCAGGCGCAGGTGCTCCCGCCCGGTCGCCGACTCGGCCACGGCCTGGGCGAACGGTGTCACCATGGATGTGCCGATTCCCACTCCCCATGCGACTTCGGCCCGGGTGTGCGACGCTCCAGGATCCCTGCGAGCCGAGGCGGCCGCTAGCGCCTCGGGCGACATGCCGATCCACCGAGGAGAGTCGGAGCGCCACAGGGCGCTCGCGCGCGCAGCCGCGCCGCCAAACTGCTGGGCGACCAGCAACGACAGTCCTTCGCCTTCCTTCGTCGCTGGACGAAGCTCGATCGTGGCGCCGACGCCCTCTTCCTCGTAGCGCGCCTTGCCCTGGGTGACCAGAGTCCTGCCGGTGGCGTGGACGCGAAGCCGGCCATCGGCGGAAACCACTTCCAGGCCGCCCACGAGTTCGGTCCCGGTTCCGCTCATCGAGGAGCCGTCGTCATAGCGCTGGGCCAGTTGGGTGAAGGGGCGAAGGACGAGCGCGCCTACCTTGCGAGTCAGGGAGCCTTCGAGACCGATTCGTCCCCGACCGGCGTCGCCGCCGAGGCTGGAGTTTCCGGCTGATCGGCCGAAGAAGTCGGCTCCCTCGATGACGGCGGTGCCGATATCGGCGCGCAGAGCGAACTCCAGCGATCCGGCCTTCGCCACGCGCTGGCGGAAGCCGGCGAGGCCGAGCCGCATGCGCGCGTCAGACGACGGAGCCGCGCTCGCCGTCGGGTCGGTGCCTCGAACGAGGTCGCCCTGGCCCATGGCGCCCACTGCCCAGAGTTCCGTCCGGCACGCCTTCCGGGAAGGCCCGCGGCAGCCCAACGCGTAGCGGGCGTAAGGGTAGACGCCGCTGAGATCGAGACGCACGGCGCCCCTTCCAGCGCCCGCGAGCCGGTATCGCCCGGTGGCGTCGAGCCAGGACACGGCGGTCCCGAGCACGAGACGACCGGCTGTGTAGTCCACACCGACGAAGGGCAGTTCGGGCTCGACCGCATACGCGCTCTCGCCCGTTCGTCCGCGGAACGACCGGCGCACCCCGGCCCCCCAGAGCGCCAGGGTACCGTTCGGGCGTTCCTCGTCGACCGGCTCTACTCGACGGACGAACTCGAAACTGTCCGTCGAGAAGTCGAAGGCCGTAGCGGCCGATCCGCATACCTCGTGGCTCGCTGCCGGGCTTTTCTCCAGACCGATGCGCTCGACGTCGACGCGGTTCCGGCGTCCGGCTTCGCAACGGTCGAGCGACTTCATCTTCACGCGGTTTCGACCCGGCCCTGTGGCGAACCGTCGGCTCAGCGTGTCCGTCGCGCCAAGCAGCATCCCGCGCGCGAAACCGCCAAGGACCGCTTCTTCCACCTCTCGTGCCGTTGCGCTGTCCTGCGGGAAGTCGCCTGCCCCTGCCGCCCGGGCTGGTCCGAAAGAGAGGGCGACCAGGGCCACGGCGCAGAAGGAGCAGGAGGTTCGATTCACGATCGTCTGATTCTATGCGTCTTTCTGCATATGGTCCGGGAAACCGCCTGGCTACCTGCGGCTCGCCTGCGTGCGCCGGACTACCCGGCCAACGCCTGGAGTTTCTCGGTCAGCAGCGGTACAACCTGCTTGTAGTCCTCGACGATTCCGAAACTGCAGTGCTTGAAGATCGGCGCGTCGGCGTCCGTGTTGATCGCCGCGACGACCTTGCTGTCACCCATGCCGAGCAGGTGCTGGCTGGCGCCGGATATCGCGATCGCGATGTAGAGCTCGGGGGCGACCTTCTTGCCGGTCTGGCCGACCTGCCAGTTGGGGGGCACCCAGCCGGCGTCGCAGGCGGCGCGTGAGGCGCCCTGCTCGGCGCCGATCGTGTTGGCGAGCCTCCTGAGTTCCTGGAAGGGCTCGGGGCCGCCGAGACCACGGCCGCCGGAGACGATGATCTGAGCGTCCTCGAGCCGTACGCCTTCCTGCTCGGCCACTTCGCGGCCGGTGATCCGGATCCGCGGGGCATCGAGAGCGAGGTCGATCGAGGTGACCTCGCCGGCCGACGCCTGTTCGGGCGCCGGCTCGAAGCCACGGGCGCGCAGCCACACGACGGAGGGCTGCTTCTTCAGGCGGTAGATCGAGATCGCCTTGCCGCCGTAAGCGGTGCGCTGGGCGAGCAGGTGGTCGCCGTCCATCCGGATCGCCGCCGCGTCGGCCATCGAGCTGCCGCCGAGACGGTAGGCGAGCCGGGGCGCGATCTCCTGGCTGTACGTGTCGTTGCTGAGCAGCACCGCGACGTAGTCGCCGCCTCCTGCCCCGTGGAGCTGTTCGGCTGCCTGGAGCACCTGCTCGGGCTGGACGTCACGGAGCTCCTCGTTCCCGCCGATGAGCACACGGTCGGCAACTGCCGAGAGCGCCGCGACCGCGCCGTCTTCGGCCGGCCCGACCACCAGGGCATGGAGTTCGCCGCCAAGGCTTTCGGCCAGGGCGCGGCCGGCGCCGGCCACGCCCTGCGCCGCGCGGTCGTAGCCGAAACTGCCCAGAACACAGACTGCAACGTTCGCCATCGTTTCCCTCCTTCTGCTCTTTTGCTGCCTGCGTACTGTCCGCGTCAGCCGATCGAGGCCACGACTTCGTGGATCTTCCGGGCGAGCTGATCGACCCGCTCGTCCAGGGTGTCGCCCTCGGCCAATTCGCACTCGACTTCGTCGGTCGGCACGAAGATCTCCTCGACCTCGAAGTTGGAGGAGCCGCTCCGGATCTCGTCGCTGTCCAGTCCGAGGTCGGCCAGGCTCAGTTTCTGGAGTGGCTTGCGGTAGGACATCATGACGTCCCGCGTCTTCGGGATGCGCGGCACGTTGTCCTCGTTGTTCGTGATCGTGACCACGAACGGCGGTTCGGCCTCCGCGACCTCGATGCCGACATCCGTCTGGCGGCGGAGCGTGACGCTGCCGTTGCCGGGAGCCAGGCTCTCTACGAACCCGAGCACCGGTCGGCCGAGTTCCTCAGCCAGTGCGCCACCGGTCTGACCCGTGCCCCAATCACCCGATTCCCGGCCCACCAGAACCGCGTCGAATGGTCCACCGTCCTGCTCGAGACGCTGGATTGCGGCGGCCAGCACGCGGCCCACGGCCGCGGCGTCGGGATTCGTGTTGCCGTCGCGCTGGACCAGGCATGCCTCGTCGACGGTCATGGCCATCGCCTTGCGGAGGCAGTCCTCGGCCGTGGACTCGCCATAGCAGAGGGCCGTGATCTTCGCGTCGGCGGCCGCCTCCCGGAACTGGAGCGCGGTTTCGATCGCGTTCTCGCAGAAGATGTTCGTGACCAGGTTCGCGCCGCCGCGTTTCGCCGCCTTGGCCGCCGGGTCGATCTCGAAGTCCCGGGCCGGAACGTCCGGGTCGAGAATCTGCTTCAGGCAGACAAGCACTCTCATTCTCGTTTCTCCTTCACGGGCGGTCTGGCTACGTTGCGCGTCGCCGCCTCCCTTACCGTTTGGAATCCTCCGTCTGGCCGGTGCTTTGATTCAGTACCGCGGCGACCGCCATGCGGGTC
Encoded proteins:
- a CDS encoding electron transfer flavoprotein subunit beta/FixA family protein: MRVLVCLKQILDPDVPARDFEIDPAAKAAKRGGANLVTNIFCENAIETALQFREAAADAKITALCYGESTAEDCLRKAMAMTVDEACLVQRDGNTNPDAAAVGRVLAAAIQRLEQDGGPFDAVLVGRESGDWGTGQTGGALAEELGRPVLGFVESLAPGNGSVTLRRQTDVGIEVAEAEPPFVVTITNNEDNVPRIPKTRDVMMSYRKPLQKLSLADLGLDSDEIRSGSSNFEVEEIFVPTDEVECELAEGDTLDERVDQLARKIHEVVASIG
- a CDS encoding electron transfer flavoprotein subunit alpha/FixB family protein: MANVAVCVLGSFGYDRAAQGVAGAGRALAESLGGELHALVVGPAEDGAVAALSAVADRVLIGGNEELRDVQPEQVLQAAEQLHGAGGGDYVAVLLSNDTYSQEIAPRLAYRLGGSSMADAAAIRMDGDHLLAQRTAYGGKAISIYRLKKQPSVVWLRARGFEPAPEQASAGEVTSIDLALDAPRIRITGREVAEQEGVRLEDAQIIVSGGRGLGGPEPFQELRRLANTIGAEQGASRAACDAGWVPPNWQVGQTGKKVAPELYIAIAISGASQHLLGMGDSKVVAAINTDADAPIFKHCSFGIVEDYKQVVPLLTEKLQALAG